The proteins below are encoded in one region of Bdellovibrionota bacterium:
- a CDS encoding DNA-directed RNA polymerase subunit alpha has product METLLQKNWKELIRPKMLEVEQDTLTPTYGKFVVKPLERGYGITIGNSLRRILLSSLQGAAITNVKIRGVDHEFSTVKGVSEDVTEIILNLKEVLIRCHSKGPEKITINAEGERKVKAKDIVVNENVEILNPEHHIATLGPDARLQMEMTVKMGRGYVPSEKNKEEDQAIGTLPMDAVFSPIKRVNYTVSQARVGQRTDYDKLTLEVWTNGAVKPEDTVAYAAKILKEQLQVFINFEEVEASEESAMESPKSGVNENLLRKVDELELSVRSANCLQNADIRYIGELVQRSEAEMLKTKNFGRKSLNEIKEILSEMGLSLGMKLEADALRELESRKANDKSSPVAAEEGMAEYEA; this is encoded by the coding sequence ATGGAAACTCTGCTGCAAAAGAATTGGAAAGAATTGATTCGTCCGAAGATGCTGGAGGTCGAGCAGGATACGCTCACGCCCACCTATGGAAAATTCGTCGTGAAACCTCTCGAGCGGGGATACGGCATCACGATCGGAAACAGCCTGCGTCGGATTCTATTGTCGTCGTTGCAGGGAGCGGCGATCACAAACGTGAAGATCCGAGGCGTCGACCACGAGTTTTCGACGGTGAAGGGCGTTTCGGAAGATGTCACCGAAATCATCCTTAATTTGAAAGAAGTGTTGATCCGGTGCCATTCCAAGGGCCCCGAAAAGATCACGATCAACGCGGAAGGCGAGCGAAAGGTCAAAGCCAAGGACATCGTGGTGAATGAGAACGTGGAAATTCTCAATCCCGAGCATCACATCGCTACGCTCGGCCCGGATGCGCGCCTTCAGATGGAAATGACGGTGAAGATGGGACGCGGCTACGTTCCCTCGGAGAAAAACAAGGAAGAAGACCAGGCCATCGGGACCCTTCCGATGGACGCGGTATTCTCGCCGATCAAACGGGTCAATTATACCGTCAGCCAGGCGCGGGTCGGACAGCGCACCGATTACGACAAGCTGACGCTGGAAGTGTGGACGAACGGCGCGGTGAAACCCGAGGATACCGTGGCATATGCCGCCAAGATCTTGAAGGAGCAGCTCCAGGTCTTCATCAATTTTGAGGAGGTCGAGGCCTCCGAAGAGTCGGCCATGGAGTCCCCCAAGAGCGGCGTGAACGAAAATCTGCTTCGAAAGGTCGATGAGCTCGAGCTTTCCGTGCGTTCGGCGAATTGCCTTCAGAATGCCGATATTCGATACATCGGCGAACTGGTGCAGCGAAGCGAGGCCGAGATGCTCAAGACGAAAAACTTCGGCCGGAAATCGCTCAACGAAATCAAAGAGATCTTGTCCGAAATGGGGCTTTCCCTGGGCATGAAACTGGAAGCGGATGCGCTTCGAGAGCTGGAATCGAGAAAAGCGAACGATAAGAGCAGTCCGGTGGCGGCGGAAGAAGGTATGGCGGAGTATGAGGCAT